The following proteins come from a genomic window of Malus domestica chromosome 02, GDT2T_hap1:
- the LOC103411453 gene encoding uncharacterized protein At5g39865-like produces MADLQNKVELAGKPKPTYFFNRSLSMYPTPMDAPQKPRFQATIDHQTDSFKKFYNSIETVRSASSSFKGKVKKLCSFFETEKPVSRNPDESKSLTVKLRPSKSMALSKSMAPDFRILSIRLPGTDDRIVVYLTSLRGVRRTYEDCYAVRMIFRGFGVWVDERDISMDSAYRKELQSVLGEKNVSLPQVFIRGKYVGGAEVIKQLFETGELAKILQGIPTRKPGYVCEGCGDARFAPCVNCSGSRKVFDEEEGMLKRCTECNENGLIRCPDCSC; encoded by the coding sequence ATGGCGGATCTCCAAAACAAGGTCGAATTGGCGGGTAAGCCCAAACCCAcctacttcttcaatcgatcgcTTAGCATGTACCCAACCCCCATGGATGCCCCTCAAAAGCCCCGTTTCCAGGCCACCATCGATCACCAGACCGATTCCTTCAAGAAATTCTACAATTCCATCGAGACGGTGCGGTCCGCCAGCAGCTCCTTCAAAGGGAAGGTCAAAAAGCTCTGCAGTTTTTTCGAAACGGAGAAACCCGTGTCACGAAACCCCGACGAGTCTAAATCCCTGACGGTCAAGCTACGACCGTCGAAATCAATGGCCTTGTCGAAATCCATGGCGCCCGATTTTCGGATCCTGTCAATACGGTTGCCAGGCACCGATGATCGGATTGTGGTGTATTTGACGAGTTTGAGAGGAGTTCGGAGGACATACGAGGATTGTTATGCTGTGAGGATGATATTCAGAGGGTTTGGGGTTTGGGTTGATGAGAGAGACATATCAATGGATTCGGCGTATCGAAAAGAGTTGCAGAGCGTTCTGGGTGAGAAGAATGTGAGTTTGCCACAAGTATTTATAAGGGGAAAGTATGTGGGAGGTGCTGAGGTAATCAAACAGCTGTTTGAAACCGGTGAATTGGCAAAAATACTTCAAGGGATTCCCACTCGGAAACCCGGGTATGTGTGCGAAGGTTGTGGGGATGCGCGGTTCGCGCCTTGTGTGAATTGCAGTGGGAGTAGGAAGGTGTTTGATGAAGAGGAAGGAATGCTCAAGAGGTGCACCGAATGCAATGAAAACGGTTTGATTCGGTGTCCTGATTGCAGTTGCTGA